In Parasegetibacter sp. NRK P23, a single genomic region encodes these proteins:
- a CDS encoding CvpA family protein has translation MDFIIILILGYAAWKGWSRGFIMALFSLAGTLLGVLAAIKFSAVMAVYLEEHTSWDGKWLPFVSFLIVLLLVTMVVNMAGKMVEATMDAALLGAANKLAGVVLYVILYAFVVSMALYYGGKAGLMEPRTEGLAGILTPIAPKVLSFLAQWLPFLRDALLDLEAWLGRE, from the coding sequence TTGGATTTTATCATCATCCTGATATTGGGTTATGCCGCCTGGAAAGGGTGGAGCAGAGGCTTCATCATGGCCCTGTTTTCACTTGCCGGCACCTTGCTGGGCGTGTTGGCCGCCATCAAATTCTCAGCGGTGATGGCCGTTTACCTGGAAGAACATACCAGTTGGGATGGAAAATGGCTGCCGTTCGTTTCCTTCCTGATTGTTTTGTTGCTGGTGACGATGGTGGTAAATATGGCCGGTAAAATGGTGGAAGCCACCATGGATGCGGCACTGCTGGGCGCGGCCAACAAGCTCGCAGGCGTGGTACTCTACGTTATTTTATATGCATTCGTGGTGAGTATGGCGCTTTATTACGGCGGAAAAGCCGGATTAATGGAACCCAGGACCGAAGGGCTGGCCGGTATATTGACCCCGATCGCACCCAAAGTGCTCAGTTTCCTGGCCCAATGGCTCCCGTTTTTAAGAGACGCCCTGCTCGATCTGGAAGCATGGCTGGGCCGTGAGTAA
- a CDS encoding POTRA domain-containing protein: MRIPDLKYAWSLCLLLLCVMRASSQARIEPPPILDTSFLNVVPPKDTTPRPAVNSPFHIREIYITGNKKTKSYTIERELPFLRGDMVELKYLVEKFEIARQQLMNTALFHEVVVAVKSFEGYNVDVMVDVKERWYVFPIPYFKLVDRNLNQWWVEQNKSLERVNYGLKFTYYNFTGRKDKLRLWLINGYNRQIQMRYEQPYADKSLKHGYNIGFSYLKNREVNYATIDDKQAFVKRDGFIRDQLQVNLEYVYRPALRTRHTFKLIYTDEKVGDTVVQLNPGYFNAGMRRVRFPELSYTLDYQFVDYIPYPQDGFMGDFTFAKQGFHKDLNVWSFAAKANYSRKFAPKMSYTVQANASVKFPFNQPFYARRLLGFGDNYLRGMEYYVVDGVAGGLLRTTLRREMFKLTIGNPVKSNLRSIPFRFFLKTYADIGYVYSRDPGPTNQLSNRMLYTCGLGVDVVTIYDFVMRFEFSLNQLGQNGLFLHNRNDF, from the coding sequence ATGAGGATACCGGATTTAAAATACGCATGGTCATTGTGTCTGCTGCTGTTGTGTGTAATGCGCGCTTCCTCACAGGCCCGGATAGAACCCCCGCCCATTCTGGATACATCATTTCTGAATGTGGTTCCGCCTAAAGACACCACTCCCCGCCCTGCGGTCAATTCCCCTTTCCATATTCGCGAAATTTATATCACCGGCAATAAAAAAACAAAATCCTACACCATTGAACGGGAGTTACCTTTCCTCCGTGGAGATATGGTAGAACTGAAATACCTGGTGGAGAAATTCGAGATCGCCCGGCAACAGTTGATGAACACCGCGCTCTTCCATGAAGTGGTGGTGGCCGTGAAAAGTTTTGAAGGCTACAACGTGGATGTAATGGTGGATGTGAAGGAAAGATGGTATGTTTTCCCCATCCCGTACTTTAAGTTGGTGGACCGTAACCTGAACCAATGGTGGGTAGAACAGAACAAGAGCCTTGAACGGGTGAACTATGGACTGAAGTTCACTTATTACAATTTTACGGGCAGAAAGGACAAACTTCGTTTATGGCTCATCAACGGCTATAACCGCCAGATACAGATGCGGTACGAACAGCCTTATGCCGATAAATCTTTGAAACACGGCTATAATATTGGCTTCTCCTACCTCAAGAACCGGGAGGTGAACTATGCCACCATCGATGATAAACAGGCCTTCGTGAAACGGGATGGTTTCATCCGCGACCAGTTGCAGGTGAACCTGGAATATGTTTACCGCCCCGCGCTGCGTACCCGCCATACCTTCAAACTCATTTATACCGATGAAAAAGTGGGCGATACCGTTGTGCAGTTGAACCCCGGTTATTTTAATGCGGGCATGCGCCGCGTACGGTTCCCGGAACTGTCTTATACGCTCGATTACCAGTTCGTGGATTATATTCCTTACCCGCAGGATGGGTTCATGGGCGATTTCACTTTTGCGAAACAGGGTTTCCATAAGGACCTGAACGTATGGTCCTTTGCCGCGAAAGCCAATTATTCCAGGAAGTTCGCGCCCAAAATGTCGTACACCGTTCAGGCCAACGCTTCGGTAAAGTTTCCTTTCAACCAGCCTTTCTACGCGAGAAGGTTATTGGGCTTCGGCGACAACTACCTCCGCGGAATGGAATACTATGTGGTGGATGGCGTAGCCGGCGGATTATTGCGCACCACGTTAAGGCGGGAAATGTTCAAATTAACCATCGGCAACCCGGTAAAGTCGAACCTGCGCTCCATCCCTTTCCGCTTTTTCCTGAAAACTTACGCGGACATCGGCTATGTATATTCACGTGATCCGGGCCCTACCAACCAGCTTTCCAACCGCATGTTGTACACCTGCGGGCTGGGTGTTGACGTGGTAACCATCTACGATTTTGTGATGCGGTTCGAATTCAGTCTGAACCAACTCGGACAAAACGGCCTGTTTTTACACAACAGAAACGATTTCTGA
- a CDS encoding DUF6089 family protein, protein MNLKKITTAAAFALLTGLGTVQAQSEAIVQEGEFGVTLGAAHYFGDLNTRAGLNRPKLAFGAFFRKQFGNYIGLRVGGQFAQVGYSDVYSSNEYQQRRNLSFNSRIWELALQGDFNFYKFVPGDPDHAFTPYVTLGVGIFNYDPYAYLGGEKYFLRQLGTEGQGSALYPERKAYSSMAVAIPFGVGVKYNLTPGINVGFEVVHRFTNTDYLDDVSTTYAGADAFPNLPNGDPSPAFLLQDRSYEKGDPIGVAGRQRGQSKQKDQYITAQFTLSFNLTSYRCPPVR, encoded by the coding sequence ATGAATCTGAAAAAAATTACCACGGCTGCGGCTTTCGCCCTTTTAACCGGCTTGGGAACCGTGCAGGCTCAATCGGAAGCCATCGTACAGGAAGGGGAATTCGGGGTAACACTTGGGGCGGCCCATTATTTTGGCGACCTCAATACCCGCGCCGGTTTGAACAGGCCCAAACTCGCTTTTGGCGCTTTCTTCCGCAAACAATTCGGCAATTATATAGGTCTGAGAGTAGGGGGCCAGTTCGCGCAGGTGGGCTATTCGGATGTGTACAGCTCCAATGAATACCAACAGCGCCGCAACCTCAGCTTCAACTCCCGCATCTGGGAACTCGCCCTGCAAGGCGATTTCAACTTTTATAAATTCGTTCCGGGTGACCCCGACCATGCATTCACGCCCTATGTAACCTTGGGTGTGGGCATTTTTAATTATGATCCTTACGCGTACCTCGGCGGTGAAAAATATTTTCTTCGTCAACTGGGTACCGAAGGGCAGGGCAGCGCACTTTACCCCGAAAGAAAAGCGTACAGCTCCATGGCGGTGGCCATACCTTTTGGGGTGGGCGTGAAATACAACCTTACACCCGGTATTAACGTTGGCTTTGAAGTAGTGCACCGTTTTACGAATACCGATTACCTCGATGACGTAAGCACCACTTATGCTGGTGCCGACGCTTTCCCGAACCTGCCCAACGGCGACCCCAGTCCGGCTTTCCTCCTCCAGGACAGAAGCTATGAGAAAGGCGATCCTATTGGTGTTGCGGGCCGTCAGCGCGGGCAGAGCAAGCAGAAGGACCAGTACATCACCGCGCAGTTCACGCTTTCCTTCAACCTCACTTCCTATCGCTGCCCGCCGGTTAGGTAG
- a CDS encoding T9SS type A sorting domain-containing protein, with protein MKYFNAYKKDGKINLEWLGLNENSDIKYEVEISTDGKNFQSVKTLQGTGSLSSLYNIAYSPETGINSNLFFRVKRIEPSKNYSYSPVKLVNFSDGNLALTTYPNPAISGVRLDFDRAIKGDMEVELINTTGQRIFTKQYTLRNQPSLQVDWSVKPVPGLYYVRATDKATRQQFTTRLLIQ; from the coding sequence ATGAAATATTTTAATGCTTACAAGAAAGATGGAAAGATCAACCTTGAATGGCTTGGACTGAACGAAAACTCAGATATAAAATACGAAGTAGAAATCAGCACAGACGGGAAAAACTTTCAATCTGTAAAAACACTTCAGGGCACAGGGTCTTTGTCCTCTCTGTACAATATTGCCTATTCACCAGAAACAGGAATCAACTCCAACTTATTCTTCCGGGTGAAAAGAATTGAGCCCTCAAAAAATTACAGCTACTCTCCTGTTAAACTGGTAAATTTCAGTGATGGCAATCTTGCGCTCACCACTTACCCCAACCCGGCCATCTCCGGCGTACGCCTCGATTTCGACCGCGCCATTAAAGGAGATATGGAAGTGGAACTGATCAATACCACGGGCCAGCGGATTTTCACCAAACAATATACACTCCGCAACCAGCCTTCCCTCCAGGTAGACTGGTCCGTAAAACCAGTACCGGGTTTGTATTATGTACGTGCCACCGATAAGGCCACCAGGCAGCAATTTACCACCCGGCTTTTGATACAATAA
- a CDS encoding CBS domain-containing protein — MINRNLISAAIPRLHLHDTVYLALQYMSDFHLTHLPVVQDDKFVGVVNEESLLDVSDETAPLYRIQESFIPHFTGAGNHIFDTLSKITEYQLSSIAVVETDGNFVGSITQQDLLKQLALFTGANDKGALIVLSMEKQDFSFSEISRLIETNDAYVTQLNTAHIPGTGEFIVILRINKFEVSDIIATLQRFEYNVKYYFGEERYENELKSNYEHLMNYLNI, encoded by the coding sequence GTGATCAACAGAAACCTCATTTCAGCTGCCATCCCCCGTCTCCATTTGCACGATACCGTGTACCTGGCCCTGCAATACATGTCTGATTTCCACCTCACCCACCTCCCCGTGGTGCAGGATGATAAGTTTGTAGGTGTGGTGAATGAAGAAAGTCTGCTCGATGTAAGCGATGAAACGGCGCCCCTATACAGGATCCAGGAAAGTTTCATCCCTCATTTCACCGGAGCGGGCAACCATATTTTCGATACACTCAGTAAGATAACCGAATACCAGTTGAGCTCTATTGCGGTGGTGGAAACGGATGGCAACTTCGTCGGCTCCATCACCCAGCAGGACCTGCTCAAACAACTGGCCCTTTTTACCGGTGCCAACGACAAAGGTGCGCTGATCGTGCTTTCGATGGAAAAACAGGACTTCTCTTTCAGTGAGATCAGCCGGTTGATTGAAACCAATGACGCCTATGTTACCCAACTGAATACGGCACATATTCCGGGAACCGGTGAATTTATTGTGATCCTGCGCATCAATAAGTTTGAAGTATCCGACATCATTGCCACCCTGCAACGTTTCGAATACAATGTGAAATACTATTTTGGGGAAGAGAGATATGAGAACGAGCTGAAAAGCAATTATGAACACCTGATGAATTACCTCAATATCTAA
- a CDS encoding DUF4290 domain-containing protein, producing the protein MQYNTTRNHLIMREYGRHIQRMVEYLMSIEDKETRQRNAYVVIELMGFLNPHLKNVEDFRHKLWDHLFLISDFKLDVESPYPIPTRETLKARPEIIPYPKGKPRYSHLGKHLERVINKGLQEENPEKKAGFANAVAYYMKLAYQNWHKEAVHDDAIRGELDAITGGGLEFTNAPAVKAPPPQHFRQNDNRNYNDFRNKRNQKFQPRGGNQGNGGGQGNNRDRNNQGSGGNNNRNNQNNPNNKFNKKRFK; encoded by the coding sequence ATGCAGTACAATACTACCAGGAATCACCTCATCATGAGGGAATACGGCCGTCATATCCAGCGTATGGTGGAATACCTGATGTCTATTGAAGACAAAGAAACCCGCCAGCGCAATGCCTACGTGGTGATAGAACTGATGGGCTTTCTGAACCCACACCTCAAAAATGTGGAAGACTTCCGCCATAAACTCTGGGATCACCTTTTCCTTATCTCCGATTTCAAACTGGATGTGGAATCTCCCTACCCCATTCCAACGCGTGAAACACTGAAGGCAAGGCCGGAAATTATTCCGTATCCCAAAGGAAAACCACGGTATTCCCACCTGGGAAAACACCTGGAAAGGGTGATCAACAAAGGACTGCAGGAAGAAAATCCGGAAAAGAAAGCTGGTTTCGCCAATGCTGTTGCATACTATATGAAACTGGCTTACCAGAACTGGCACAAAGAAGCCGTTCATGACGATGCCATCCGCGGTGAACTGGATGCCATCACCGGTGGCGGACTTGAATTTACCAACGCGCCAGCGGTGAAAGCTCCTCCCCCACAGCATTTCCGCCAGAACGACAACAGGAATTACAATGATTTCCGCAACAAACGCAACCAGAAATTCCAGCCGCGAGGCGGAAACCAGGGTAACGGTGGCGGCCAGGGTAATAACCGCGACCGGAACAACCAGGGCAGCGGCGGCAACAACAACCGGAACAACCAGAACAATCCAAACAACAAGTTCAACAAGAAGAGATTCAAATAA
- the murA gene encoding UDP-N-acetylglucosamine 1-carboxyvinyltransferase, whose amino-acid sequence MNAFVVNGGKKLKGEIIPQGAKNEALQIISAVLLTPEEITISNIPDILDVNLLIELLGELGVSINRVSRDTCVFKADNVNVDYLGTGEFRQKSGRLRGSVMLAGPLLARFKKAYVPKPGGDKIGRRRLDTHIIGFEKLGATFYYEQGESFFRLEAPELKGAYMLLDEPSVTGTANIVMAASMANGTTTIYNAACEPYLQQLCKMLNRMGAKISGIGSNLLTIEGVNYLGGTEHRMLPDMIEIGSFIGMAAMTGSEITIKNVSLENLGIIPEKFKQLGIRMEFRGDDIFIPEQDAYEIQTFLDGSVLTIYDNPWPGFTPDLLSIVLVVATQAKGSVLIHQKMFESRLFFVDKLIDMGAQIILCDPHRAAVIGLGKQHRLRGITMSSPDIRAGVSLLIAALSAEGKSTIQNIEQIDRGYQYIDERLKALGADIQRI is encoded by the coding sequence ATGAACGCTTTTGTAGTGAACGGCGGCAAGAAGCTGAAAGGGGAAATCATCCCCCAGGGCGCTAAAAATGAGGCCCTGCAAATCATCAGCGCGGTTTTGCTTACGCCGGAAGAAATCACCATTTCCAACATACCTGATATTCTTGATGTCAATCTGCTGATAGAACTCCTAGGAGAACTGGGCGTTTCCATCAACCGGGTTTCTCGTGATACCTGCGTCTTTAAAGCAGATAACGTAAACGTGGACTACCTGGGAACCGGCGAGTTCCGCCAGAAAAGCGGGCGCTTACGCGGCTCCGTTATGCTGGCGGGTCCATTACTCGCGCGTTTCAAAAAAGCTTATGTACCGAAGCCCGGCGGCGATAAGATCGGACGCCGCAGACTGGATACACATATCATTGGTTTCGAAAAACTCGGCGCCACCTTTTATTACGAACAGGGAGAAAGTTTCTTCCGCCTGGAAGCACCGGAACTGAAAGGCGCGTACATGCTGCTGGATGAACCCTCCGTTACCGGTACCGCCAATATCGTGATGGCCGCCAGCATGGCCAACGGCACCACCACCATTTACAACGCCGCCTGCGAGCCTTACCTGCAACAGCTTTGTAAGATGCTGAACAGGATGGGCGCAAAAATATCGGGCATCGGCAGTAACCTGCTCACCATTGAAGGAGTGAACTACCTTGGCGGAACGGAACACCGGATGCTGCCCGATATGATCGAGATCGGTTCGTTCATCGGCATGGCCGCCATGACGGGCAGCGAGATCACGATCAAAAACGTAAGCCTCGAAAATCTGGGCATCATACCAGAAAAATTCAAACAACTCGGCATCCGGATGGAATTTCGTGGTGATGATATCTTCATCCCCGAACAGGACGCCTACGAAATACAAACCTTCCTCGACGGCTCCGTACTTACCATTTACGACAACCCATGGCCGGGCTTCACACCCGACCTGCTCAGTATCGTACTGGTGGTGGCCACACAGGCGAAAGGAAGTGTGCTGATTCACCAGAAGATGTTCGAAAGCCGCTTGTTCTTCGTGGACAAACTGATCGACATGGGTGCACAAATCATTTTATGCGATCCACACCGCGCAGCGGTGATTGGTCTGGGCAAACAACACCGTTTGCGGGGCATCACCATGAGCAGTCCGGATATCCGTGCGGGCGTTTCCCTGCTCATCGCGGCATTGAGCGCGGAAGGGAAAAGTACCATCCAGAACA
- a CDS encoding GatB/YqeY domain-containing protein, whose amino-acid sequence MSLEQKIMGDMKAAMLAKDEKALRALRAIKAGIINAKTAEGAGGVISEEEEQKLLLKLVKQRRDSLEIFTQQNRPELAQKEQEEIEVIEKFLPKQLDPEELKAALRAIIEQTGAKSPADMGKVMGMATKQLAGKADGKAISATVKELLAG is encoded by the coding sequence ATGAGCCTTGAACAAAAGATTATGGGCGATATGAAAGCCGCCATGCTTGCCAAAGACGAAAAAGCCCTCCGCGCCCTGCGCGCCATCAAAGCGGGGATCATCAACGCGAAAACCGCGGAAGGCGCGGGCGGTGTGATCTCTGAAGAAGAGGAGCAAAAGCTTTTGCTGAAACTCGTAAAACAAAGAAGGGACTCCCTGGAAATATTCACCCAGCAGAACAGGCCGGAGCTGGCGCAGAAAGAGCAGGAAGAAATTGAGGTAATCGAAAAATTCCTGCCCAAACAACTGGATCCCGAAGAGTTGAAGGCCGCTTTACGGGCCATCATTGAACAAACCGGCGCCAAATCTCCCGCCGATATGGGGAAAGTAATGGGCATGGCTACCAAACAACTGGCGGGAAAAGCCGACGGCAAAGCAATTTCAGCAACAGTAAAAGAACTGCTCGCCGGCTAA
- the gldC gene encoding gliding motility protein GldC — MKQSTITINVALDEDKVPQEINWQATDSTADTAQNAKAMMLAFWDGADKSAMRIDLWTKDMMVDEMADFFYQTITTMADTYNRATRHTELVDDMKKFAQDFYKKFRDSQEKAG; from the coding sequence ATGAAACAATCCACGATCACGATCAATGTAGCATTGGACGAAGATAAAGTTCCACAGGAAATCAACTGGCAGGCCACCGACAGTACCGCGGATACCGCCCAAAACGCCAAGGCTATGATGCTGGCCTTCTGGGACGGCGCCGATAAATCCGCTATGCGCATTGACCTCTGGACCAAAGACATGATGGTGGATGAAATGGCCGATTTTTTCTACCAGACCATCACCACCATGGCCGATACGTACAACCGCGCCACCAGGCATACCGAACTGGTGGACGATATGAAAAAGTTTGCCCAGGATTTCTATAAGAAATTCCGCGACAGCCAGGAAAAAGCGGGATAA
- a CDS encoding NAD kinase has translation MKVAIYSRKLEWDLYQEVQLLIDELVAQQIDPVFYAPFYQQISQSMELLPGWKTFSESAELGEEIDCIISLGGDGTLLDTVTLVRNKNIPVMGINFGRLGFLASIGKENLTSAVSALVNRTYVLDKRVLIHLDSNIPLFDGLPYGLNEFSIHKRDIASMIKIHTYLNGEFLNSYYADGLILATPTGSTGYSLSCNGPVVFPDSGSFVITPVAPHNLNVRPIVVPDNTVISFEVESRSDQIICALDSRREIVEKDIQLAVKKENFTISLVRLNENNFLQTLRTKLSWGLDKRN, from the coding sequence ATGAAAGTTGCTATTTACAGCCGGAAATTGGAGTGGGACCTGTACCAGGAAGTACAGCTCCTGATCGACGAACTGGTTGCCCAGCAAATAGACCCCGTTTTTTACGCGCCTTTCTACCAGCAGATCAGCCAATCCATGGAACTGCTCCCCGGCTGGAAAACCTTCTCCGAATCGGCCGAACTGGGGGAAGAAATAGATTGTATCATCAGCCTGGGCGGCGATGGTACTTTACTGGATACGGTAACCCTCGTGCGCAACAAGAATATCCCCGTAATGGGTATCAACTTCGGAAGGCTGGGCTTCCTGGCCAGCATAGGCAAGGAAAACCTGACCAGCGCCGTTTCCGCACTTGTAAACCGCACTTATGTGCTGGATAAAAGAGTGCTGATCCACCTCGATTCCAATATCCCCTTATTTGATGGGCTGCCTTATGGACTGAACGAGTTTTCCATCCACAAGCGGGACATCGCTTCGATGATAAAGATCCATACCTACCTCAATGGAGAATTCCTGAACAGCTATTATGCCGACGGGCTGATCCTGGCCACGCCCACCGGATCCACAGGGTATTCCCTCAGTTGCAACGGCCCCGTGGTGTTCCCGGATTCAGGTAGTTTCGTGATCACACCCGTTGCGCCACACAACCTGAATGTGCGGCCCATTGTGGTGCCGGATAACACGGTCATCAGTTTTGAAGTAGAGAGCCGCAGCGACCAGATCATCTGCGCCCTGGACTCGAGGAGAGAAATTGTTGAAAAAGACATACAACTTGCCGTAAAAAAGGAGAACTTTACCATAAGTTTGGTACGCCTCAATGAAAATAATTTCCTTCAGACCCTCAGAACCAAACTTTCCTGGGGCCTTGATAAAAGAAATTAA
- a CDS encoding glycosyltransferase has product MNGKILLHVPGKNKKNALFFDESQFVTAELKATGNAAVHIGWARSNAPDAENKEASVIEKAWFRRFTLPSLLKNSGTGAVVSLDEYRPHTGEKPCMNVVLSPGQKNRTGVFTPDAPLAEETDVPWLPAFADPAAAVLNWEERETVKEQLTEGKEYFLTLLDAHDKTSLTQMLKAYSLFKQRQRTGLRWLFAGTEAQVAAFKVLTASYKLREHLTILPLPEAILPWQWIAAAYALLYFPTQKSWHLPLYTALAAGAPVITSAGYAAVPGAGALISAGTPGELSEAMKLIFKDEAHRSQLIHNGLERALLFTPRATMEKINQWF; this is encoded by the coding sequence ATGAACGGAAAAATTTTGCTGCATGTTCCCGGTAAGAACAAAAAGAACGCGCTTTTCTTTGATGAAAGCCAGTTCGTTACCGCGGAACTGAAAGCCACCGGTAATGCTGCTGTACATATTGGCTGGGCCAGGAGCAATGCGCCTGATGCTGAAAATAAAGAGGCCTCTGTTATTGAAAAAGCCTGGTTTCGCAGGTTCACCCTACCCTCGCTCCTGAAAAACTCCGGTACCGGCGCCGTGGTTAGTCTGGATGAATACAGGCCACATACGGGAGAAAAGCCCTGCATGAACGTGGTGTTATCGCCTGGGCAAAAAAACCGAACTGGTGTTTTCACGCCCGATGCTCCGCTTGCGGAAGAGACCGATGTTCCCTGGCTACCGGCTTTTGCAGACCCTGCAGCCGCTGTGCTGAACTGGGAAGAACGTGAGACCGTTAAAGAACAGCTAACAGAAGGAAAGGAATATTTCCTCACCTTACTGGATGCCCACGACAAAACCTCCCTCACGCAAATGCTGAAGGCTTATTCGTTGTTCAAGCAACGCCAGCGTACCGGGCTGCGCTGGTTGTTCGCGGGTACCGAAGCGCAGGTAGCGGCCTTTAAGGTATTGACGGCTTCCTATAAATTGCGCGAGCACCTTACTATTCTACCCCTGCCCGAAGCCATCCTGCCCTGGCAATGGATTGCGGCGGCTTATGCACTCCTATATTTCCCCACACAAAAAAGCTGGCACCTGCCCCTTTATACTGCGTTGGCCGCAGGTGCGCCAGTGATTACTTCAGCCGGTTATGCCGCTGTTCCCGGAGCCGGGGCATTGATATCAGCAGGAACACCGGGTGAACTTTCAGAAGCGATGAAACTGATCTTTAAAGATGAAGCCCATCGGAGCCAACTGATCCACAACGGATTGGAGCGCGCACTTCTTTTTACACCGCGGGCCACGATGGAAAAGATCAACCAATGGTTCTGA
- a CDS encoding isoprenyl transferase, producing MSLKEKINKDRLPSHIAIIMDGNGRWAKEKGQDRLYGHFHGVESVRNIVEGCAELGIGYLTLYAFSTENWDRPEYEVTGLMELLVDTIRKEVETLNRNNIKLHVIGDMSMLPEYARQELQEALQMTAANTGLNLIMALSYSSRWELLNAVKAIATEVKNNGLDPDTITHDTIQNKLCTSAFPDPELMIRTSGEYRISNFLLYQLAYAELYFTQVRWPDFRKENLYEAILDFQQRERRFGKTGDQVKAETADTNAL from the coding sequence ATGTCGCTGAAGGAAAAAATCAACAAAGACCGGCTGCCCAGCCATATCGCCATCATCATGGATGGCAACGGGCGCTGGGCCAAAGAAAAAGGGCAGGACCGCCTCTATGGCCATTTTCATGGCGTGGAAAGTGTGCGGAACATCGTGGAAGGCTGCGCTGAACTGGGCATAGGTTACCTTACCCTGTACGCTTTTTCCACCGAAAACTGGGACCGTCCCGAGTACGAAGTGACCGGCCTCATGGAACTGCTGGTGGATACCATCCGGAAAGAAGTGGAAACACTCAACCGCAACAACATTAAATTGCACGTGATCGGCGACATGAGCATGCTGCCGGAATACGCCCGGCAGGAACTCCAGGAAGCCCTTCAGATGACCGCCGCCAATACAGGACTGAACCTCATTATGGCACTCAGCTACAGCAGCAGGTGGGAACTATTGAATGCGGTAAAAGCCATCGCCACGGAAGTAAAAAACAATGGCCTCGATCCCGACACCATCACCCACGATACCATACAGAACAAACTGTGTACCAGTGCGTTCCCCGATCCTGAACTCATGATCCGCACCAGCGGTGAATACAGGATCAGTAATTTCCTGCTTTATCAACTCGCTTATGCTGAATTATATTTTACTCAGGTGCGCTGGCCCGATTTCAGAAAGGAAAACCTCTATGAGGCCATCCTCGATTTCCAGCAACGGGAAAGACGCTTCGGAAAGACGGGCGACCAGGTAAAAGCCGAAACCGCCGACACAAATGCCCTGTAA
- a CDS encoding alpha/beta fold hydrolase, with protein MHYEIKQQDKFRFVEEGQGEPLVLLHGLFGALSNFSDLIEYFRQHYKVVVPMLPLFDLDILHTSVGGLQKYVHKFIEARDYNNIHLLGNSLGGHVGLVHILKHPERIKSLILTGSSGLFENGMGDTYPKRGDYEYIRKKTELTFYDPAMATKELVDEVYEIVNSRLKVIKIIALAKSAIRNNLGEELAQIKQPTLLVWGNNDTITPPFVAREFNKLIPNSELHFIDKCGHAPMMEVPGEFNSILHKFLTKLNQPAAVHQ; from the coding sequence ATGCATTACGAGATCAAACAACAGGATAAGTTCAGGTTCGTTGAAGAAGGACAGGGTGAGCCATTGGTATTGTTACATGGCTTGTTCGGTGCACTGAGTAATTTCAGTGACCTCATCGAATATTTCAGGCAGCATTATAAAGTGGTGGTGCCCATGTTGCCTTTATTCGACCTGGATATCCTGCACACCTCGGTGGGCGGGCTGCAAAAATATGTCCATAAATTCATCGAAGCCAGGGATTACAATAATATCCACCTGCTCGGCAACTCACTGGGGGGCCATGTTGGTCTCGTACACATCCTCAAGCACCCCGAACGCATCAAATCACTGATTCTCACCGGAAGTTCCGGGCTTTTCGAGAACGGTATGGGGGATACTTACCCCAAAAGGGGCGATTACGAGTACATCCGGAAAAAAACTGAACTTACCTTCTACGACCCGGCTATGGCCACCAAAGAACTGGTAGACGAAGTTTACGAGATCGTGAACTCCAGGCTCAAGGTCATCAAAATCATCGCGCTGGCCAAAAGCGCTATCCGCAACAACCTCGGCGAAGAACTAGCCCAGATTAAACAGCCCACGCTGCTGGTATGGGGCAACAACGACACCATTACCCCGCCGTTTGTGGCCCGGGAATTCAATAAACTCATTCCTAACAGTGAACTGCATTTCATCGACAAGTGCGGACACGCCCCTATGATGGAAGTGCCGGGGGAATTTAATTCGATCCTTCATAAATTTCTTACAAAACTGAATCAACCGGCAGCGGTTCACCAGTAA